The genomic stretch CATATGCCAGCTCTACCATTGCCTCAAAAGATGAAGCGTGAGAAACTTGACAAATGTTTTGGGCGATTATTGGAGATGCTCAAACAACTTTATGTTAACATTCCCTTTACAGATTTACTTACTCAGATGCCTGCTTATGTAAAGCTCTTGAAGGAAATCCTGTCTAGCAAGAGAAATTTAGAGAAAACAACAGTGATCAAGCTGAATGCCCACTACAGTGCCATACTGCAAAACAAAATTCCCCAAAGTATGGGGACCCAGGAAGCTTCACCATACCATGCTCGTTGGGGAGTGAGAAATTTGACAAGGCCCTCTGCGAGTCTGGTGAGTCTATAAATCTAAGTTCTTTCTGTATTCAAGAAACTGGAAGGTGAGCTTGGAGTGATCAAATCAATACCAGTGTCCCTATAACTGGCTGATCAGACCAGCATTTTGCGTGAGGGAATCGTTGAGGATATTATAGTGCGGGTGGACAAATTTGTGTTCCCCGTAGACTTTATTGTGGTTGATATGGAAGTGAACAAGGAGGTGCCTCTATTTCTAAGGAGGCCATTTTTATGTACATGTAGATCTATCCTTGATATCTACGAAGGGAAGCTTATGCTCAGAGTGGGCAATGAAAAAGTGGTATTCCAGATGAAGAGGATGATGAAATACCCCAGTGGTGAGGCATCTGCCTACTCGTGTTTCAAGCTAGATGTTGTTGGGGAATTGGCTAAAAAATACAAGTTTGACAAGCTTGTGGGGGATACTCTAGAGAGATGTATTAGCTAGTCTAGCATAGTGGAGGATGAAGATCCTgaaataaagaaagagattgaAGCTCTTGAAACTAAGGATCAAGTGGTTGATGAGGAGGATTTAAAAGAGGAGGCTTCTAAGTCTAATGTGGAATTGAAAGTCCTCCCCACTCACTTAAAATATGCTTTTCTTGAAACTAAAAATTTTTCCTGTGATTATTTTTGCTGACTTTACAGGTACACAGGAGCAAAAACTGGTGGAGCTGCTGAAAAAGCACAAAAAAGCCATTGGCTAGAGTATAGCTGATATTCAAGGAATCGGTCCAGCCatttgtatgcacaaaattctaTTGGAAAAAAATAGCAAGCCAGTGGTGCAGCCCAACGCAAGTTGAACAAAAATTTGGAGGAGGTAGTGCACAAGGAGATCATCAAATTGCTAGATGCGGGAGTGATTTTTCCAATCTCTGATAGCTAGTAGATTAGTCCAGTGCAAGTTGTacctaagaagggtggcatgacagTGGTAAAAAATGAAGACAATGAATTAATCCCCACAAGAACAGTCACTGGGTGGAGAATTtgcattgattatagaaggaTAAATGATGCAACATGGAAGGATCACTTTCCACTCCCCTTTATTGATCAAATACTCGAGAAAGTGGATGGACATAGAGGCTACtactttttggatgggtactcaggatACAGTCAGATACCCATTGCCCCAGAAGATGTTGAGAAGACCAACATTCACTTGCCCGTTAGGTATTTTTGCTTACAGGAGGATGTcgtttgggttgtgtaatgcacctaCCACTTTTCAGAGGTGCATGATGTCTATATTCTCCGATTTGAAGGGAAAGTATCTAGAAGTATTCATGAATGGTTTCACCCTCTTTGGTGATGCCTTTGAGGATTGCTTAAAGAATTTGGAGCTCGTGCTTGGATGTTGTGAAGTCACTCAGTTGGTTCTTAACTGGGAGAAGTGTCACTTCATAGTGAAAGAGGGAATTGTCATGGGTCACAAAGTAACTGCacatggaattgaagttgatagaTCTAAGGTTGATATAATTGCTAGTCTCCCTATACCGACTTCTGTGAAGAGCATACAGAGTTTCTTGAGACATGCTAGGTTTTATAGGAGGTTCATCACAAAAAATTCCAGCATTACTAAGTCATTAATTGCTTTGCTAGCGAAAGATGTCAAGTTTGTTTTCAATGTAGAGTGCCTAAGAGCATTcaaattgataaaagaaaagcTTGTGAGTGCTCATATTATGGTGACACCTGATTGGATCCAGCCATTTGAGATAATGTATGATGCTAGTGATGTAGTTGTAGGAGCAGTTCTGGGGAAAATAAACGATAAAATGGTTAGGCTCATCTACTATGCAAGTAGGACATTTAATGATGCTCAAGTTAACTATGCCACTACTGAAAAATAGTTCTTTGTTGTGGTCTTTGATTTTGACAAGTTTAGATCATACCTAGTGGGGAGTAAAGTGATTGTACACATTGATCACTCAGCCTTGAAATATCTGTTGAGTAAGAAGGAGTCCAAGCCGCATCTGATGTGGTGGGTGTTGTTGCTCCAAGAGTTTGACTTGGAGATCAAAGATAGGAAGCAAACAGAAAATCAAGTCGCAGATCATCTATCTCGACTTGAGAAACCTCTGGTCAAAATAGTTGAAATAAGGGAAGAGTTCCCTGATGAGCAGATTTTCTCCATTGCTACGGTCTCCGAAAGGCCGCCTTGGTATGCTGATGTAGCCCACTTTTTGGCTAGTGGATGGTTACCTCGCAACCTCTCTCGTGATCAAAGAAAGAAGCTTCAATGTGAGGTAAAATGTTATTTTTGGAATAACCCCTTCTTCTTTAAACTATGTGCATATGGTGTGATTCAAAGATGTGCGCCTGA from Nicotiana sylvestris chromosome 12, ASM39365v2, whole genome shotgun sequence encodes the following:
- the LOC104228055 gene encoding uncharacterized protein → MGQITNLLSERAPRTFPSDTKKNPKETIKVVSLRSGKALTDPVVKVKPEVVNKETETPTEKTSEEQNGQSSGVQKEIEESRHMPALPLPQKMKREKLDKCFGRLLEMLKQLYVNIPFTDLLTQMPAYVKLLKEILSSKRNLEKTTVIKLNAHYSAILQNKIPQSMGTQEASPYHARWGVRNLTRPSASLTSILREGIVEDIIVRVDKFVFPVDFIVVDMEVNKEVPLFLRRPFLCTCRSILDIYEGKLMLRVGNEKVVFQMKRMMKYPSGEASAYSCFKLDVVGELAKKYKFDKLVGDTLERCTQEQKLVELLKKHKKAIG